The stretch of DNA cacattgcaccaaattctttaataattccATTGTTGAATGAAGTCGGGTTTGGTAACGTATCACAAatagaaagttataaaatagaCAATTCACTTATTACTGCTTTAGTTGAAACATGAAGACCTGAAACCCACACGTTTCATCTTCCAACGGGTGAATGTACCATAACATTAGAAGATGTTGTGTTGCTACTTGGCTTACGTGTTGGGGGTAAAGCTGTAACTGGATCAACTATGGTGTCATGGACAgatgattttttagatttggTAGGAGTCATGCCACCTGAATCCcaaagaaaatggaattttataaaattaaaatggctaAGAGAAGCATTTTCAATGTTAACTCCAGAATCATctaatgaagaaataattatacattgtaGAGCATACATTTTAGAATTGATTGGCGGCATATTAATGCCTGACAAATCTCACAACAGAGTACATATTATGTGGTTGCACTTGTTGAGAGATTTGCGAGAGACAGGACAATATAGTTGGGGTTCAACATGCTTGACAACACTTTATAGAGAATTGTGTCGTGCATCTGAACCCGGTGTTATGTCGATTGGGGGATGTTCACATCTACTTCAAACGTAGGCATGGTACCATATGCTGTTTCTTGCACCAATTAGTAATCTTAAGCCTCATTTTCCATTCTCAAAAAggtaaatatcaaaaaaaaaagttaaatattatatttataaatatataaatttatttactaacattcaaatttattttcgtagATATAGTGGAAAGGGTATGAAATTTGGCGATACACCTCGTTATCATACCGCTGGATGTCGATAAAAAATTGATCACATGACCGTTAacgatgtaatatattaaaacattatattatttttattattttatttttcttatgcatatattactaacaaacactacaagaaatttttaaaattgcgGCACTTAGCTTGCGACGTTTAGAGAAGAACCGCCTCCGCTCCAACACTACGGCAGTTCAGGCGACGGTTTTTGACAACCGCTGCCACCcttcaaagaaaacaaaataagttatGCGTTCTTATCATACAATCGTGCGTTCTCGTCATTTCCCAGTCCCGCCTTCTACAAAACCCTAAAATCTCTCAAAACCCCCAAATCTCTCTTACACCTCAAATCTCTCAAAGTAGAAAAACAAAATCACTTGTAATCTGGGAAATGAAATCATATCTAtagaaaaaaatctcaattctcAATCTCCCTCAAATATCTCGATTTATCAATCTCTCAAAATTTGAAAGAAGAATAATGAAAACAAACCCTAATCTAGCGACGATGGTGCTTCCCATCTTTGTCTCCGATGACGCTGCTTCCCACCTGTGTCTCCGGCGATGACGCTGCTACTCGCCTATGTTTTCGGCGCTGGCGTTGCTTCTCGTCTCTGTCTCCGGCATCGGCGCTGCTTCCTCCCTCTATCTCTGGCGACGGTGCAAAGCAACGGCATAACACAATATATGGTTTGTTAGTAACCCTAAAACTTGATCAAGCTTGATATTAAAATTGGAAATCAAGTGTGTGATATCATATAGTGAAATTGAAGTTTTGTTTTAAAGTTTTGCAagaattttgtattaaaaaatgtttgctattttgtttgaatttttttggatgatgatattattaatgttgttgttttgGCTGTGgtgttgtgttttttattttttatttttagttaagaTGTATTTTTGCTACTGATGTGGTGATGAGAGGTTATGCAGTGGGGTTTTTGGTGTGGTGGTTGCTTTCAGGTGTTATTTTGCAATGAGAACTAAGGtataacatttttgttaattttttattgaactgAAATGTGTTTCACTTCAGtcctaaatattatttttgatttatgCATGCCctaaaatgaagaagaaaaaagcaACTATCACGAGTCGCAGGACGTTGTTTTCCCTCTCTTTAGCGACGGCGCAACACAACACATCTTTGGCGACTGACTGACTTGTTTTTAAATAACCctaaaacaacaacaattagTTTTAGAATATAAGCTTTagaatataacaaataaattgaaACAACATGTGACAAAAGGGGACAGAGGCATTTAGTTGCTTGATTTTGATTATGAGATAATGACAATATGAGTACTTATTTCCGGTAGATGACCTAGGATTAGGAAGAAGGTTAGTATTGGGTACAGGGGAAGTTGCTTCAGAATTAATAGTTGAGGGATTGGTTGATTAACTCCTTGTTTGGACACCTTGAGTCCCCAAAATTCTGGTACTGCCATTTCCTGCATTACTAGCCAAAAAGCCATTGTGGTTGGTGGCATTTAAAAATGGTTCCTGAACATTTTCATACATGCGCCTCAGCATGTTGAACCCCTCAAGAGATGTTTCTATGTTGCTTATAGCTCTATCTATATTCCTCATCATTTCGTGCCTCGCATGATCTCAAGGCATTTGAATTTGCGGTACCCAGATTAGTGGtacattttttgaatttattttgctGCTTGCATTTGTTCTATatgaaaaatatgttatttcaataattttactTAGTTCTAATAATCTAATGATTTTGCCTTATATCTAactaagttattttatttttaacctaAGTATTTGTATACTTGATAGGATTAGACTACAAGTCTAATATATGATTTATGAATATgctattttttgatttttgcttCAGTTCCTTGTGTGTTTGGTTAGCTCTACATCAATTATATCTTACTACTATAATAATAGCTTTTCTGTGTGTGAAGGATATGGTTGCATTTTCATGTTGTGAGTGTGATAGTGGGACAGAGGAGAAACATTAAATGGATATTGCTCGTGAAAGGATTGGCAAGGTAAATTCAGAAGAAAGCATAATATGATAATAAAGCCTAGTGCAAACCGAGTGGATGGAAGATGTCCTTTGACTCCAATGGAGGTATGCAGTTAAAATTCTTTCCTTCATTTCATGGGTTTCTTCTGTCCTTCATATTTGCAAATAGGATCTGAATTAAATATtctgtttttcttttcaaacaAGCTTATGGTACCTGAAGCTGGGGCAGTAGTCATGATTTTTTAAACTATGTGAATGAGAATTTGTTTTCCTATTTTTCATTCCTTGCTAATTTGAGTTACTAAAGATCCAAACACACAAGGGTAACACACTAAGGATAGGGTTACGGTGATGTATAACAATCATAAATTCAAATGATAGAGTTACGGAAAATCGACTAAATCAAAGTAGAAAGTTAGAAGGATAATACAATCTTTTGAAGTAAGAAAAACATAACTATGATTTTACAGCTCATTTTATTTGATGCTGCAGGTAGGAATGATGCTTAGAGGCATGGGTTTCGATAATACAACCCTAGTATATGTTGCAACaggaaaaatttataaataacagTAATACAAACCTatgttgttttaatttgttcttGAATTCGAGTATTGTTAGACACTACGTAATCATAATAATGTCCATTAGTtggaaatattttgttttatttatattgttgtaattaaataatagaTCATGTTTTAATATTCTATTTGAGTTGTTTATTATCACTATCAAATTAGGAAATTAGTTTGATATTTGCATGTTTTGATATTTGAGCGTTTGATCTTGTTTAAGTTTAATTAGTTTGATGTTAATATTATAGTTTAATTATGTGTGAAAAAGTGAggttgaatttaatatatatacttatatgtTTTTCCAGGCAACACATGCATAGGATCGCCAAGAGATGGAAGACGTTCTTCTGAGTCTAGTTGCCGGCTCATCTTAGAACAACATCATTAGGAACTATCTAGATGATTTATGAACtaaatttgatgttgttttgCATTTTCAGTCACTATTAATGTTTTGGTTgttgaatatttaaatttatggtcttaattaaattcaatgtaTGGTGGTtacttttgaatatatatatatgaataaatttttttataattttatatttgtgtattttagttatatgaatgagatttaagaatatttttcattttaattaaattagtgtaaaaaaaaaattttaaaaaattaaaattaagtttgcGACGGTTTAAACCGTTGCCAAAAGTGCATAAGGGCGGTTTGTAACTGTCGCCATACCATCTAGGAACAAAAAATTGTTGCATTTAAAAATCCTATTAGCAGCGGTTAGAACTGTCGCAAGCATTTTCGGCAGTTGGAACGACGGTTTTTCTAACCGTCGCAAAACAGCCTCGCGACGCACGAATCTGCGACGGTTGGAGAACTGTCGCAAAAATCAAATTGCGGCGGTGTAACCGCCGCAAACCCCCTTTTTAACCGCCGCAAATCgtattttttcttgtagtgaaacttgttatatattagtttatttGGAGGCCATATCTAGGTCTAACATACAATCATCCAGAAGACAATTGGCTATGAAATGCatctacatatttaatttgtttctataTAATAGAAATGCATCAAACTGATAGAGTGAAACTACAATTTGGACTACCTCAAGAAATTCCACATCCTCCAAGGAACATGAGAAAGTATCATAAGGTAgatttgcataaacaagttgactatAGTTGGGCATTATTCTACGAAAATGAGAACAAAGAGTGGAATGAATGAGAGAATCATATTCTTCATGGTCAACCTCTAAATGTTGAATTcaaaccaagttatgaatacatgGTTTGGTTTTGTAAAAATTCTAAACGATTTATTTCTGTAGAAAACCAATTGGTTGATCCTCGTGTCAATCCAACCCAACCTCCACCtcaacctccaccacaatctagccaacatttttttcacccTCAACCTCCACGGCAATCTAGCCAACTTTTTTTTCACCCTCAACCTCCACCGCAATCTAGTCAACATTTTGTTCACCcccaacctccaccacaatctagccaATATTTTTTTCCAAGAATCAATGCCCAACGcaacacaacaaaatcaatattatataccaaCACCTCCTGACACTCAACCGCCTCCTCATACTTTTTcccacacaccacatcaatcttACGGGTTCAC from Cicer arietinum cultivar CDC Frontier isolate Library 1 chromosome 3, Cicar.CDCFrontier_v2.0, whole genome shotgun sequence encodes:
- the LOC140919709 gene encoding serine/threonine-protein phosphatase 7 long form homolog encodes the protein MRCLTSRLSQRRLRDIPFVTHLQQVAIHKGDLGKSFEKSPFGKAIWMESEFILTPETHTFHLPTGECTITLEDVVLLLGLRVGGKAVTGSTMVSWTDDFLDLVGVMPPESQRKWNFIKLKWLREAFSMLTPESSNEEIIIHCRAYILELIGGILMPDKSHNRVHIMWLHLLRDLRETGQYSWGSTCLTTLYRELCRASEPGVMSIGGCSHLLQT